Proteins from one Suncus etruscus isolate mSunEtr1 chromosome 3, mSunEtr1.pri.cur, whole genome shotgun sequence genomic window:
- the REEP4 gene encoding receptor expression-enhancing protein 4 encodes MVSWMICRLVVLVFGMLYPAYASYKAVKTKNIREYVRWMMYWIVFALFMAVEIFTDIFISWFPFYYEIKMAFVLWLLSPYTKGSSLLYRKFVHPSLSRHEKEIDTYIVQAKERSYETVLSFGKRGLNIAASAAVQAATKSQGALAGRLRSFSMQDLRSIPDDPAPTYHDPLYLEEQMPRHRPPIGYRTGGLHDSDTEEECWLDTEAAAEPPARPREKPLSRSQSLRLVKRKPLTREGTSRSLKVRTRKKPVPSDLDS; translated from the exons ATGGTGTCTTGGATGATTTGTCGCCTGGTGGT GCTGGTGTTTGGGATGCTCTACCCGGCTTACGCTTCCTACAAGGCAGTGAAGACCAAGAACATCCGGGAGTAT GTTCGGTGGATGATGTACTGGATCGTCTTTGCACTCTTCATGGCAGTGGAGATCTTCACCGACATCTTCATTTCTTG GTTCCCCTTCTACTATGAGATCAAGATGGCCTTCGTGCTGTGGCTGCTCTCGCCCTACACCAAGGGGTCCAGCCTGCTGTACCGCAAGTTTGTCCACCCATCCTTGTCCCGCCATGAGAAG GAGATTGACACCTACATCGTGCAGGCCAAGGAGCGCAGCTATGAGACAGTGCTCAGCTTTGGGAAGCGGGGCCTCAATATCGCTGCTTCAGCAGCTGTGCAGGCTGCTACCAAG AGTCAAGGTGCACTGGCTGGAAGGCTGCGAAGCTTCTCCATGCAGGACCTGCGTTCCATCCCTGATGACCCTGCCCCTACCTACCACGATCCCCTCTATCTGGAGGAACAGATGCCCCGCCACAGGCCTCCCATCG GATACCGTACAGGGGGCTTGCATGACAGTGACACCGAGGAGGAGTGCTGGTTGGATACGGAGGCAGCTGCTGAGCCACCAGCCCGGCCCCGAGAGAAGCCTCTGAGCCGAAGCCAAAGTTTGCGTCTGGTCAAGAGGAAGCCACTGACGCGGGAG GGCACTTCGCGTTCCCTCAAGGTTCGAACAAGAAAAAAGCCGGTGCCCTCAGATTTGGACAGCTAG